The Vitis vinifera cultivar Pinot Noir 40024 chromosome 8, ASM3070453v1 genome segment CCCTAGCACCGCTGGCCAGCAACAGTCTCGAGCAGTCCCGTCTTCGCTCCATGGCTGATAGGTGTAAGGCTGTGTTGCCGTCCTTTGTGATGGCGTCAGCGTCAGCCCCCTTGAGTAAAAGAAGCCTCAAAACCTCCATGTGACCTCCTCTCGCAGCCAGGTGAATTGGGCCCAAGGTAGAAGATTGGGAGCGCTCTGTGCTGGCTCGATGAGCCAACAGGAGCTCCACGATCAACGCTTCTCCAGACGCCGCCGCCGCCTCCAGTGGCGTGGACCCTGACCGGCTCTGAGCCTCCACATCAGGCTCGAACTCAAGGAGCAATTGAACCAGGTCGGCTCTACCTTGAGTAATAGCCAGGTGAAGTAATGTTTGGCCATGCGAGTCAACTGAGTTTGCTCCATTCCACGCCGAGTCACTCCTCTCGAGCACCTCCCTAACTTCATCCATGGATCCATCTACAACAAGCTGGGCCAAGATTGGCGATCCAACAAACATGATTCTGATGCCGCTGTCGATGAACACTTGCTTCTTCTTTGTGGTGAACCAGTCATTAGGAACAGATTCAACAGCTGCGCCAGGGACGACACAGCTGTGTAGAAGGAAGGAATCATCACAGTGAGGAAACGAATTGGGAAGCAAAGATCCCGGAGGGAGATGATAAGATATCTCTACAGTGAGGGTGGCGAGAGGCGCTATGATTGCCATCTGGGGCTTCACTGTGTACCGCATCTTGTTCATTGGTTGAAGCCGGAAGGCTACAGGCATGGTGTACATAACATTCCGCAAGATGAGCTCCCCGTAACACTTCTGGCCAGGTTCAATCCTGATTGCAACAAGGTTTGAGGGCTCTAAGCTTATGAGCCTGTCCATCTTTACCTCTCCTATACAAAGATGTATGTAACCTTCCAATTCTCCTTCACTGAGTATTTCCTTCTTTCTTGAGACTAAACCTTGATGGGTTTTAAAAGAAAGGCAAAACCCATGAAGAGAAACCGAGATTAAACATGAGAGATGAAGAAGATGGAGGTATTTGAAGGATGGAAAACAAGGCCGGCACTGCTGAGAGAGTGCCACATGGTGGGTGTTAAAACCAAAGCTGACTTGTTCTATTCGGCCTGACAACTGTATAGTTCCTAAGACACAGTTGTACAAGTCAAAAAACTAAGCAACACTTGCATAATTTTTTTCTGCAGAAGTCATTTTCAGTCTTCATATTAAATCATAGACACAAAcacaagaaagagagaaagaaagcaaCTGTCATATATTAATGTATTTGTGTATTATGCAGCAAagtatcatttattttttattttttttaagtaacaAAGTACTGCCATAGGAGAATATCATATTCTAGCTTGTGGAAAGTCCAAAGGAATAAtatgattttgatgatttcaaAAACATCTCAGTGTGAAATGAGGGCTATATGATGGAGTGGTGTTGTTTACTTGGCCAACTATAGGGACAAATTGACAATAATGCTATAACATTAGTGATCTTGTTGATTGGGTcatcttccttttatttatttcctttaggGGAGTGTTCCATTTGGGCGTTTGGCTATACACAACTCAACCAAACAACAGAAACTTGTCTCTTTGCTCTATTGGATCGTGTGTTATATGTGTGGAATATTCATTTGTTTGGTGGACTCTAGGCTTGCTTTGCCTTggtcaattaatatttttcctcTAGACATAGCTAGCGTTGGACCTGCAAAATTTTTTATGACCTATTCTTTGATTGTAATGCACCATAAAGGCCAATAATAGAAACACCCAATTCATCACATACCAATCATATTATATTGCATCATTCTCTGCGGGTTAATCAAGCCATTAGAGCTGGGATATTTTATTTTCGAATTTGATGGGTGCTTAGATGTCTATTAATTTACTATTTCTTGGTATTAAAGTTAATAGGTGCTTAGATGTCCATTAATTTACCATTTCTTGGT includes the following:
- the LOC100244981 gene encoding protein VAPYRIN, with amino-acid sequence MDRLISLEPSNLVAIRIEPGQKCYGELILRNVMYTMPVAFRLQPMNKMRYTVKPQMAIIAPLATLTVEISYHLPPGSLLPNSFPHCDDSFLLHSCVVPGAAVESVPNDWFTTKKKQVFIDSGIRIMFVGSPILAQLVVDGSMDEVREVLERSDSAWNGANSVDSHGQTLLHLAITQGRADLVQLLLEFEPDVEAQSRSGSTPLEAAAASGEALIVELLLAHRASTERSQSSTLGPIHLAARGGHMEVLRLLLLKGADADAITKDGNTALHLSAMERRRDCSRLLLASGARADVRNKNGDTPLHIAAGLGDEHMVKLLLQKGANKDIRNRSGKTAYDVAAEYGHTRLYDALSLGDNLCAAARKGEVRTIHKLLENGAAINGRDQHGWTALHRAAFKGRMEAVKALIEKGVDIDAREEDGYTGLHCAVESGHVDVIELLVKKGADVEARTNKGVTALQIAESLNYLGIVRILSNVGATKEGVAQVPAPAPIPFGNGMLGAREAHDQLGYWPKKKNRSRAVHSSFDRSSTPMAVL